The Paenibacillus sp. FSL R7-0204 genome includes a region encoding these proteins:
- a CDS encoding TrmB family transcriptional regulator — MIEALRKLGLSDLEARCYLALHGQPPSSGYEVAKQVSVSRSNVYAALRSLVDKGVCRTVEGEPVTFAAIPVRQVVKLLQSEFERTAHLLENELGHLPAVPPFFSNWKGDAQVDLAVKRLAANASAEILADIWAEDLHRIEDTLLAAEERGIAVHLMVIGDIPTALSRVTVHSVPAGGPKAARNFSLLLDKETSLLGSFTRHSQASALESNHPAVLDVLQTSYYHDVVMMRIEQDFAPELEARYGKNYALIFQEHPEMRGRKPAPESEPDSNRLEDDNH, encoded by the coding sequence ATGATTGAAGCATTACGCAAGCTTGGTTTATCCGATCTGGAAGCCCGCTGTTATCTGGCGCTGCACGGCCAGCCGCCCTCCTCGGGCTATGAGGTCGCGAAGCAGGTGTCCGTGTCCCGGTCCAATGTATACGCCGCGCTCCGCAGTCTGGTCGATAAAGGAGTCTGCCGGACAGTCGAAGGCGAGCCGGTGACCTTCGCTGCCATTCCGGTCCGGCAGGTCGTTAAGCTGCTTCAGTCAGAATTTGAGCGCACCGCCCACCTACTGGAGAACGAATTGGGCCACCTGCCTGCTGTACCGCCCTTCTTCAGCAACTGGAAGGGAGACGCACAGGTGGATCTGGCGGTAAAGCGGCTTGCTGCCAATGCCAGCGCAGAGATTCTGGCAGATATCTGGGCGGAGGATCTGCACCGGATAGAAGACACACTGCTTGCCGCCGAAGAACGGGGCATTGCCGTCCACCTGATGGTTATAGGTGACATACCTACAGCGCTGTCGCGTGTCACTGTGCATAGTGTTCCGGCAGGCGGGCCGAAGGCCGCCCGGAACTTCTCGCTCCTGCTGGATAAGGAGACCTCGCTTCTGGGCAGCTTCACCCGCCATTCGCAGGCTTCGGCGCTGGAGAGCAACCATCCGGCTGTGCTGGATGTGCTTCAGACGTCTTATTATCACGATGTCGTGATGATGCGCATAGAGCAGGATTTCGCCCCGGAGCTGGAGGCGCGTTACGGCAAGAATTACGCCTTAATATTCCAGGAACACCCGGAGATGCGCGGGCGGAAGCCGGCCCCCGAATCTGAACCCGATTCTAATCGCTTGGAGGATGACAACCATTGA
- a CDS encoding MFS transporter → MNTLNTSNANTPRSSVLHNRSFLRLWIARIFSTSAFQMLSVAIGWQMYALTGSAYQLGLVGLAQFLPMLLLTLPAGQTADRYDRRTIVFLCQLTECLIVLMLVLGSIEGWLSAVHLLAAAAVLGACRTFESPASAALVPDIVDREQLPKAAAWSASAMQTAMIVGPSLGGVLVVWGTAAAYIASLAALLVSTVLIFFVKTVHFVKKLDAVSMDTFLSGLRFVFARKIILGTISLDLFAVLLGGATALLPIFAEDILKTGSLGLGLLRSAPAVGAIIVSLILTRYSVERAIGRMLFASLVVFALATMLFGISHSFWLSLFALVLIGGSDVVSVVIRSTLVQVNTPQEMQGRVNAVNSLFIGTSNQLGEFESGTMAGLVGAVPATVIGGVGTLIITMLWMYRFFPVLRTQKTYTAEEI, encoded by the coding sequence TTGAATACACTGAATACATCGAATGCGAATACTCCACGCTCGTCTGTACTGCATAACCGCTCATTCCTGCGCCTATGGATCGCGCGGATCTTCTCCACCAGTGCCTTCCAGATGCTGTCGGTAGCGATTGGCTGGCAGATGTATGCGCTGACCGGCAGCGCCTACCAGCTTGGACTGGTCGGGCTGGCCCAATTCCTGCCCATGCTGCTGCTGACATTGCCTGCCGGACAGACGGCAGACCGCTATGACCGCCGAACCATTGTGTTCCTGTGCCAGCTTACAGAGTGCCTCATCGTGCTGATGCTTGTCCTCGGCAGCATCGAAGGCTGGCTCAGCGCAGTCCACCTGCTGGCAGCCGCAGCAGTGCTTGGTGCGTGCCGTACCTTCGAGAGTCCGGCCTCAGCAGCGCTGGTGCCGGACATTGTGGATCGGGAGCAGCTCCCGAAGGCAGCGGCCTGGTCTGCGTCTGCTATGCAGACGGCGATGATCGTCGGCCCGTCCCTCGGGGGTGTCCTCGTGGTCTGGGGTACGGCTGCCGCCTATATCGCCTCGCTTGCCGCGCTGCTGGTATCTACGGTACTGATCTTCTTCGTCAAGACCGTTCATTTCGTCAAGAAGCTGGACGCCGTCAGCATGGACACCTTCCTCAGCGGCCTGCGGTTTGTCTTCGCCCGCAAGATTATCCTGGGTACAATCTCGCTGGACTTGTTCGCTGTACTTCTTGGCGGGGCCACGGCACTCTTGCCGATCTTCGCCGAGGATATTCTGAAGACCGGCTCGCTCGGTCTTGGCCTGCTGCGCTCCGCCCCGGCGGTAGGCGCGATCATCGTCTCGCTCATCCTGACCCGCTATTCGGTGGAACGGGCCATCGGCCGGATGCTGTTCGCCTCGCTGGTCGTCTTCGCCCTGGCCACGATGCTGTTCGGCATCTCCCACAGCTTCTGGCTGTCCCTGTTCGCGCTCGTTCTGATCGGCGGCTCGGATGTCGTGAGTGTCGTTATCCGCTCGACACTGGTGCAGGTTAATACGCCGCAGGAGATGCAGGGCCGGGTGAACGCAGTGAATTCGTTATTCATCGGTACCTCGAACCAGCTTGGCGAATTCGAGTCCGGCACCATGGCCGGGCTGGTCGGGGCCGTGCCTGCAACCGTGATCGGCGGAGTTGGCACCCTGATTATTACCATGCTCTGGATGTACCGGTTCTTCCCGGTCCTCCGCACCCAGAAGACTTATACAGCGGAGGAGATTTGA
- a CDS encoding phage tail protein yields the protein MAYTVDFKEVSLQGLESSPVAEALAGLRANEARYFMNKYKHEFTVVPASESRETLDYVNGILSKERGLEFAAKPLQTSQFQVENIRFAYVFYEDGLALNVMYTVDDPKKRAVGFKLSEGMEIPKELADKFKFARQKSKLAGTIRGSFFVIKGEY from the coding sequence ATGGCATACACAGTTGATTTCAAAGAGGTGTCTTTGCAAGGCCTGGAGTCGTCGCCCGTTGCTGAGGCGCTGGCGGGATTACGTGCGAATGAGGCGCGTTATTTCATGAACAAGTATAAGCATGAATTCACAGTCGTTCCGGCCAGTGAAAGCCGGGAGACGCTGGATTACGTGAACGGGATTCTGAGCAAGGAGCGGGGCCTTGAATTTGCTGCCAAGCCACTCCAAACGTCGCAGTTCCAGGTGGAGAATATCCGGTTCGCCTACGTTTTCTATGAGGATGGCCTTGCGCTTAACGTGATGTACACAGTGGATGACCCGAAGAAGCGGGCGGTCGGCTTTAAGCTCTCAGAAGGGATGGAGATTCCGAAGGAGCTGGCGGACAAGTTCAAGTTCGCTCGGCAGAAGTCGAAGCTGGCCGGCACAATCCGGGGTTCGTTCTTCGTGATTAAGGGAGAGTACTAA
- a CDS encoding GyrI-like domain-containing protein, with translation MPGYTIEEKDSFTVIGLGVDLKSDYTDYAGIYKEKMDFWQAVSEDGRLDLLKGIAANDYVFVVNEAVNGKMMHYAGVMAGAGAQIPQEARVIQFPKGEYLVVAGEGATTEELSNTVTGLAFGQALPQAEGYAYVGGPNTAVEMGSRDGSLYGEMWIPVIRN, from the coding sequence ATGCCAGGATATACTATTGAAGAGAAAGACAGCTTTACAGTGATTGGTCTGGGCGTTGATCTTAAGAGTGATTACACGGATTATGCCGGGATATATAAGGAGAAGATGGATTTTTGGCAGGCGGTCAGTGAAGATGGCAGGCTCGACTTGTTAAAAGGGATTGCGGCGAATGATTATGTGTTTGTGGTGAACGAAGCGGTGAACGGCAAGATGATGCATTATGCCGGGGTAATGGCAGGTGCAGGCGCACAGATTCCGCAGGAAGCTCGGGTGATTCAATTCCCGAAGGGGGAATATCTCGTAGTGGCAGGCGAAGGAGCGACAACGGAGGAATTAAGCAATACCGTGACGGGCCTGGCCTTCGGACAAGCTTTGCCGCAAGCTGAAGGATACGCCTACGTGGGCGGGCCGAATACGGCTGTGGAGATGGGTAGCCGGGACGGATCGCTCTATGGCGAAATGTGGATTCCTGTCATAAGAAATTAA
- a CDS encoding helix-turn-helix transcriptional regulator has protein sequence MKKVERINIIMRYINNRAHFTLTEIMREFNISRSTAQRDIREIEALGMPLVAEVGREGGYSVMRNSILPVVRFTDNEVKALFIAFMATRNGQLPYLKSRQSLTEKLLGLISENQQEELVLLNQILLFEGTHPGNPDLLDLSDLPHPMLDKLIRLLLADRYLLITCQEEQTNRSYSVYLLRLYQEKSLWLIECFDLDESRKRIIPVDQLTDVLPSPETKRLSTKKIQEKLSKQQVKNNLVLELGPRAIAQYRKYHPFRVALSYTNPYQTTAILKMEVEVNRTEELKEVTNWLLFLGDDLTMKEVPEEVRAELQARTGQFHP, from the coding sequence ATGAAAAAAGTAGAACGGATCAACATCATCATGCGGTACATTAACAATCGTGCCCATTTTACGCTGACGGAAATCATGCGGGAATTCAATATTTCGCGTTCGACCGCCCAGCGGGATATCAGGGAAATCGAGGCTCTGGGTATGCCGCTGGTTGCTGAGGTGGGCCGGGAAGGCGGGTATTCCGTCATGCGTAACTCTATCCTTCCGGTGGTCCGGTTCACGGATAACGAGGTCAAAGCGCTGTTCATTGCCTTCATGGCGACAAGAAACGGGCAGCTTCCATATCTAAAGAGCCGCCAGTCGCTGACGGAGAAACTACTGGGGCTCATCTCGGAGAATCAGCAGGAGGAGCTAGTTCTTCTCAATCAGATCCTGCTGTTCGAGGGCACCCATCCAGGCAATCCTGATCTGCTGGACCTGTCCGATCTCCCCCACCCTATGCTGGACAAGCTGATCCGGCTCCTGCTGGCGGACCGTTATTTGCTAATTACCTGTCAGGAGGAACAGACGAACAGGTCTTATTCTGTGTATCTGCTGCGTCTCTATCAGGAGAAAAGCCTGTGGCTCATCGAGTGCTTCGACCTGGACGAGTCCAGAAAACGGATCATCCCGGTTGATCAGCTTACGGATGTCCTCCCCTCCCCAGAAACCAAGAGGCTGAGCACCAAAAAAATTCAGGAGAAGCTGAGCAAGCAACAGGTAAAAAACAACCTTGTCCTGGAGCTCGGTCCCCGGGCCATTGCCCAATACCGGAAATATCACCCGTTCAGGGTCGCGTTGTCCTATACTAACCCCTACCAAACTACCGCTATTCTGAAAATGGAGGTTGAAGTGAACCGCACGGAGGAGCTGAAGGAAGTCACGAATTGGCTGTTGTTCTTGGGCGACGACTTGACGATGAAGGAAGTTCCGGAGGAAGTCAGAGCGGAGCTGCAAGCGCGAACTGGCCAGTTTCACCCTTAG
- a CDS encoding glycosyl hydrolase 53 family protein yields the protein MKQRTRWLAAVLTFTMLIMSLTALGLPAQAGAVPIPQSFAKGADVSWLPQMEAEGYKFYNDQGDEEDLLQILKDHGIDSIRLRAFVNPSDDPINGHNSTEEMVTLASRVSALGFRVMVDLHYSDSWADPGKQVTPAAWASDNLEQLKAHVSEYTTEVMQALKTAGVTPEWVQIGNEINNGMMHPLGSYSNTANLVELIQAGSHAAKAVFPETKIIIHRANGADTGVDPFYAGLVEAGLKDSDYDIIGLSYYPDSIYTSSINELSSNMNLLAAKYGKEVMVVEVGGDVSKNVDNVYNMLVAVQDGVKAVPGSQGTGVFYWAPEGVYFGYGLSAWNPDGKPSFAMDAFIDGASAINRVPVQSVKVEKQTAILEVGGTGSVKATISPANATYKGLTFTSSDEAIVKVDKYKGTISGLAAGTSTVTAVTYDGGFTDSTVITVSPSTSFIQNPGFEDGLNSWTVSGDSAAVNVESDAHSGSAALHYWSSGAAEFQISQTVTGLENGTYQLSAWVSGGGGEETAEIFAGNQKQPFINTGWQQWSNPTIDTVEVTDGTLTLGANLKYAGDKWGNIDDFKLVKKAGAVSTNNLTVNGAKSDWYLSGTKPATFGDSNASGGFDYGDDKPINFNLTHEMTGLAPGTYTLQAKIFGDKGEPSPGSVMYVISEGQTYSVPVTYSGSAWLKPRTLTLKHVHIGEDGSASLGFKVLTDSDNHYGYLQEVTFVRNSTTTPEVPSEPSEPSEPVKPPVTEPVTPPVTEPVTPPVTEPVTPPATEPVTSPEENPAPSAEASPAPSPATAPGTGSGSGWTVPLATAQASAAPQATPQPEILTVTEPKVNAQNQIVIPIAEGQSEVRMPADAAALKGIAALKVEGKTVAVEIPGKVAQQLQALAGQQQKGSMMSILLEPRSPEQKAAWILQANKKSEAELRTAGEMFNLRLSVLNQQGVKTPLVSFAEPVSLHLKLQANGNPKLAGVYATTDDGTLEYAGGTTEQSVLTSQVRQSGNYAVLEYDKSFADVSPADWAYSVIKEMAAKHIIEGDREGRFAPEREVTRAEFVTMLVRALGLKTEGLRSFADVDSSKWYSGDVAAAFAAGIVKGDSTGKFAPESSISRQEMATLLVRAYELRSGSKAPAGSLPAFADAAKIDSWAKDAVSAAGSLGFITGTPDGFFKPQANATRAECAKVLSLLLNL from the coding sequence TTGAAACAGAGAACAAGATGGCTTGCAGCGGTTCTTACGTTTACAATGCTAATCATGTCGCTGACTGCACTTGGATTACCGGCACAAGCTGGAGCGGTTCCGATTCCGCAATCCTTCGCCAAGGGCGCAGATGTCAGCTGGTTGCCGCAAATGGAAGCTGAGGGCTACAAATTCTATAACGATCAGGGAGACGAAGAGGACCTGCTCCAGATTCTAAAAGATCACGGAATCGATTCGATACGCCTCCGGGCTTTTGTCAATCCATCCGATGATCCGATCAACGGCCATAACAGCACCGAAGAGATGGTTACGCTGGCCTCCCGTGTAAGCGCTCTCGGATTCAGGGTGATGGTTGATCTGCACTACAGTGATTCCTGGGCCGATCCCGGGAAGCAGGTTACTCCGGCCGCCTGGGCCAGTGATAATCTGGAGCAGCTCAAAGCACATGTCTCGGAGTATACCACAGAGGTGATGCAAGCGCTGAAGACTGCGGGGGTAACCCCCGAGTGGGTGCAGATTGGCAATGAGATTAATAACGGGATGATGCATCCGCTGGGCAGCTATAGCAATACGGCGAATCTGGTGGAATTGATCCAGGCGGGATCACATGCGGCCAAGGCTGTTTTTCCTGAGACCAAAATCATTATTCATAGAGCCAACGGGGCAGACACCGGTGTAGATCCGTTCTATGCAGGTCTGGTCGAGGCGGGTCTTAAGGACAGTGATTATGACATTATCGGGTTATCTTATTACCCGGATTCTATCTACACTTCTTCTATTAATGAACTATCCTCCAACATGAATCTTCTGGCTGCAAAATACGGAAAAGAGGTCATGGTCGTCGAGGTTGGCGGCGATGTGAGCAAGAATGTGGATAATGTATACAACATGCTAGTTGCTGTGCAGGATGGCGTGAAGGCTGTGCCTGGCAGCCAGGGAACAGGTGTGTTCTATTGGGCACCCGAGGGCGTCTATTTCGGCTATGGGCTGTCTGCCTGGAACCCGGACGGGAAGCCTTCCTTCGCGATGGATGCTTTTATCGACGGTGCTTCGGCAATCAACCGGGTACCAGTTCAGTCGGTAAAAGTAGAGAAGCAGACCGCTATCCTAGAAGTAGGCGGAACCGGCAGCGTGAAGGCAACGATCAGCCCGGCGAATGCAACCTATAAGGGGCTAACCTTCACCAGCTCTGATGAAGCCATCGTCAAGGTAGACAAGTATAAAGGAACCATCTCCGGGCTTGCTGCCGGGACCTCTACAGTAACAGCGGTTACGTATGACGGCGGATTTACAGATTCAACTGTGATCACAGTCTCGCCAAGCACAAGCTTCATTCAGAATCCAGGCTTCGAGGACGGGCTGAATAGTTGGACCGTAAGCGGCGATAGCGCGGCGGTCAATGTGGAGTCGGATGCCCATTCCGGTTCGGCTGCACTGCACTACTGGAGCTCAGGGGCTGCGGAATTCCAAATCTCCCAGACGGTCACCGGACTTGAAAATGGTACCTATCAGTTATCCGCTTGGGTCTCGGGCGGGGGAGGGGAAGAGACGGCAGAGATTTTTGCGGGCAATCAGAAGCAGCCGTTCATCAACACAGGCTGGCAGCAATGGAGTAATCCAACCATCGATACCGTTGAAGTTACAGATGGAACGCTGACACTAGGCGCTAATCTGAAATACGCTGGAGACAAGTGGGGGAATATTGATGATTTCAAGCTGGTCAAAAAAGCCGGAGCCGTCAGCACCAATAATCTCACGGTGAACGGCGCTAAGTCCGACTGGTATCTGAGCGGCACTAAGCCCGCTACCTTCGGAGACAGCAATGCTTCAGGCGGCTTCGATTACGGGGATGACAAGCCGATTAACTTCAACCTTACTCATGAAATGACCGGACTTGCGCCCGGAACCTATACCCTCCAGGCCAAAATCTTCGGGGACAAGGGTGAACCTTCTCCCGGTTCGGTAATGTATGTGATCTCTGAGGGACAGACGTATTCGGTGCCGGTTACCTATTCAGGCAGCGCCTGGCTGAAGCCCCGGACTCTGACGCTAAAGCATGTGCACATTGGGGAAGACGGCAGCGCATCGCTGGGCTTCAAAGTCCTCACAGACTCGGATAATCATTACGGCTATCTGCAAGAGGTGACCTTCGTGCGCAATAGCACAACTACACCTGAGGTTCCTAGCGAACCAAGTGAACCGAGTGAACCGGTAAAACCTCCAGTAACGGAGCCTGTAACACCCCCGGTAACAGAGCCGGTGACACCTCCTGTCACAGAGCCAGTAACGCCTCCGGCAACGGAGCCGGTGACAAGTCCGGAAGAGAATCCTGCACCAAGTGCGGAAGCCAGTCCGGCGCCAAGCCCGGCTACGGCACCAGGAACGGGCTCCGGTTCAGGCTGGACAGTTCCGCTGGCAACAGCACAAGCTTCAGCTGCACCACAAGCCACGCCGCAGCCGGAGATTCTGACTGTAACTGAGCCGAAGGTGAATGCCCAGAACCAGATTGTGATTCCAATAGCTGAAGGGCAGAGCGAAGTAAGAATGCCCGCTGACGCTGCGGCCCTTAAGGGAATAGCCGCTCTGAAGGTGGAAGGCAAGACAGTGGCTGTAGAGATTCCAGGCAAGGTTGCTCAGCAGCTTCAAGCGTTGGCAGGACAGCAGCAGAAGGGCTCGATGATGTCTATCCTGCTTGAGCCAAGGTCCCCAGAGCAGAAGGCAGCCTGGATACTTCAGGCTAATAAGAAGAGTGAAGCTGAACTGAGAACAGCCGGAGAAATGTTCAATCTCAGGCTGTCTGTGCTGAATCAGCAGGGAGTTAAGACTCCGCTGGTCTCGTTCGCGGAACCAGTCAGTCTTCACCTGAAGCTTCAAGCGAACGGCAATCCGAAGCTGGCCGGTGTGTATGCCACCACAGACGATGGAACGCTTGAATATGCAGGCGGAACCACGGAACAGTCCGTATTGACTTCACAGGTACGGCAATCCGGCAATTATGCTGTACTGGAGTATGACAAGAGCTTTGCAGATGTGAGTCCGGCGGATTGGGCCTACTCAGTGATAAAAGAGATGGCTGCCAAGCATATTATCGAGGGCGACCGGGAAGGACGCTTCGCACCGGAGAGAGAAGTGACCCGGGCCGAATTCGTTACGATGCTTGTCCGTGCCCTTGGGCTGAAGACGGAAGGCCTGCGTTCGTTCGCTGACGTAGATAGCAGCAAGTGGTATTCGGGCGATGTGGCCGCCGCTTTTGCAGCCGGAATCGTCAAAGGGGACTCTACCGGCAAGTTCGCCCCCGAGTCGAGTATTTCGCGGCAAGAGATGGCAACGCTGCTTGTGAGAGCCTACGAGCTGCGCTCTGGAAGCAAGGCTCCGGCAGGTTCCTTGCCTGCTTTTGCCGATGCCGCCAAGATTGACAGCTGGGCTAAGGACGCCGTGAGTGCCGCCGGTTCACTGGGCTTCATCACGGGGACTCCGGATGGATTCTTCAAGCCCCAGGCCAATGCGACGCGCGCAGAGTGTGCGAAGGTATTGAGTTTGCTGCTTAATCTGTAA
- a CDS encoding serine hydrolase domain-containing protein, giving the protein MLDSNTTRLITKALSASIANKEIAGANFMVIQNGQESWYHEDGYADIEAGRKMSRDSIFRLYSMTKPVTAAAVMLLLERGEIDLFDPVSQYISGFKNQKVGKNGELVPVSREVDINDLLNMTSGLVYGGEDLAGQYAEALYQELNNRLLGTNPMGTLEFANRLGEGPLAFEPGSSWQYGTSADVLGALVEVVSGMRYGEFLQQEIFGPLQMNDTGFWLPEDKRERLASVYQDDGEGGLIPFSESPLGVNHHMDREAAYEAGGAGLVSTIEDAAKFTTMLINQGSLNGVQLLKPRTVQFMTSASLTSPQQQGFNPWHSLQGYSYGNQMRILTDPGQAGGLGSMGEYGWDGWLGAYFANCPQERLTILFMIQRKDSGTLPITRKLRNIVLSAF; this is encoded by the coding sequence ATGCTGGATTCAAACACTACCCGTCTAATTACCAAAGCGCTAAGCGCAAGTATTGCCAATAAGGAAATCGCCGGTGCGAACTTCATGGTGATTCAGAACGGACAAGAAAGCTGGTATCACGAAGACGGCTATGCCGATATTGAAGCTGGACGCAAGATGTCCAGGGATTCGATCTTCCGCCTCTACTCGATGACGAAGCCGGTTACTGCCGCAGCCGTTATGCTGCTCCTGGAGCGCGGGGAGATCGACCTGTTCGATCCGGTCAGCCAGTACATATCCGGATTTAAGAATCAGAAGGTGGGAAAGAACGGCGAGCTTGTGCCCGTAAGCAGGGAGGTTGATATTAACGACCTGCTGAACATGACCTCCGGTCTGGTCTACGGCGGAGAAGACTTGGCGGGTCAGTATGCGGAGGCGTTGTACCAGGAACTGAACAACCGCCTGCTTGGCACGAACCCGATGGGCACCCTGGAATTCGCTAACCGGCTGGGTGAAGGCCCGCTGGCCTTCGAGCCGGGATCATCCTGGCAGTATGGAACCTCTGCGGATGTTCTCGGTGCATTAGTTGAAGTCGTCAGCGGCATGCGGTACGGCGAATTCCTGCAGCAGGAGATCTTCGGTCCGCTGCAAATGAACGATACCGGCTTTTGGCTGCCCGAAGACAAGAGAGAGCGGCTGGCCTCTGTCTACCAGGATGATGGTGAAGGCGGATTGATACCCTTTTCGGAGAGTCCTCTGGGCGTTAATCATCATATGGACCGGGAGGCGGCTTATGAAGCAGGCGGGGCCGGGCTGGTCTCGACGATTGAGGATGCTGCCAAATTCACCACCATGCTGATCAATCAGGGCAGCTTGAACGGGGTGCAGCTGCTGAAGCCCCGCACCGTTCAGTTTATGACTTCAGCCAGCTTAACCAGCCCGCAGCAGCAAGGCTTCAATCCCTGGCATTCGCTGCAAGGCTACAGCTACGGCAATCAGATGCGCATCCTGACCGATCCGGGTCAAGCCGGAGGACTCGGCAGCATGGGAGAGTACGGCTGGGACGGCTGGCTGGGAGCTTATTTTGCCAATTGTCCGCAGGAACGCCTGACCATCCTGTTCATGATCCAGAGAAAGGACTCCGGTACCCTGCCCATTACACGCAAGCTGCGTAATATTGTGTTGAGTGCATTTTAA
- a CDS encoding glycerophosphodiester phosphodiesterase, which translates to MTKIFRHKGYFIGVHIVLCISLFSTLYAYSPVIRVKVKEIIEPADKVYTIAHRGASGYAPENTIPAFELAREMGADSIELDIHLTKDLIPVVIHDETVNRTTSGKGFVKNMSLEQIRQLDAGSWFNQDYPMFARDLYTGLTVPTLEEVFETFGKDINYMIEIKEPASELGIEAILNETILKYDLAKRVSVHSFSAASLRKLHAINPDIPLYQLVWNDYAATRVTQSYLDTVKTYAVGISPNFQGISAAYVAQVKRAGLKIIPYTVNYQLNMDKAYSWGVDGVHTNYPDRFLEVIAANRANAKW; encoded by the coding sequence ATGACGAAGATATTCAGACATAAGGGTTATTTTATCGGAGTGCATATTGTATTGTGTATTTCCTTGTTCTCCACACTGTACGCGTATTCTCCGGTCATCCGGGTGAAGGTGAAGGAGATTATCGAGCCGGCGGACAAAGTCTATACGATTGCCCATCGCGGCGCGTCCGGTTATGCTCCCGAGAATACGATACCGGCCTTCGAGCTGGCACGTGAGATGGGTGCCGACTCGATTGAGCTCGATATCCATTTGACCAAGGACCTGATTCCTGTCGTAATTCATGACGAGACGGTTAACCGTACTACGAGTGGCAAGGGCTTTGTGAAGAATATGAGCCTGGAGCAGATCAGGCAGCTCGATGCAGGCTCCTGGTTCAATCAGGACTACCCGATGTTCGCCAGAGATCTATACACAGGGCTTACCGTCCCAACGCTTGAAGAAGTATTCGAGACATTCGGCAAGGACATCAACTATATGATCGAAATCAAGGAGCCTGCATCGGAATTAGGGATAGAAGCGATCCTGAATGAAACGATTTTGAAATATGATCTCGCCAAAAGGGTATCCGTTCACTCCTTCAGTGCAGCCAGTCTGCGGAAGCTTCATGCGATCAACCCGGATATTCCGCTATACCAGCTGGTATGGAATGATTATGCGGCTACGAGGGTGACGCAGTCCTATCTGGATACCGTGAAGACCTATGCCGTAGGCATCAGTCCGAATTTCCAGGGCATCAGCGCGGCTTATGTAGCTCAGGTGAAGAGGGCCGGGCTCAAGATCATCCCATACACAGTGAACTACCAGCTCAATATGGATAAAGCCTACTCCTGGGGAGTAGACGGAGTGCATACGAATTATCCCGACCGCTTCCTTGAAGTGATTGCCGCCAACAGGGCAAATGCCAAATGGTAG
- a CDS encoding endonuclease/exonuclease/phosphatase family protein: protein MSTYAMASFNIRLDIPSDGENRWAFRKEHMLRLIRHYRWDVFGLQEARGNQLKYLASLEDYEVEGISRDHDPDGEHCPVFYNKSVFTKEDGGTFWLSETPEVPSKSWGSDYNRICTWVRLQDTRNGNRIHFVNTHLDHISEEARYRGALMILDWIRNQGGNLPVVLTGDFNALPDERCYREITAHLTDTRRAVDAHYGPWGTFTGFRYDIPWDELEEIDYIFTDKQVKVLKTRTVTDSFDRKYPSDHYPVTATLEI from the coding sequence ATGAGTACTTACGCCATGGCTTCCTTTAATATCCGCCTCGATATTCCGTCAGACGGAGAGAACCGCTGGGCGTTCCGCAAGGAGCATATGCTGCGACTAATTAGGCATTACCGCTGGGACGTCTTCGGACTACAGGAGGCACGTGGCAATCAGCTGAAATACCTGGCGTCACTTGAGGATTATGAGGTGGAAGGCATCAGCCGTGATCATGATCCTGATGGCGAGCACTGCCCGGTCTTTTATAACAAGTCGGTATTCACCAAAGAAGACGGAGGCACCTTCTGGCTGTCGGAAACGCCGGAGGTTCCGTCCAAGTCCTGGGGCTCTGATTACAACCGGATCTGCACCTGGGTAAGGCTGCAGGACACAAGAAATGGTAACCGGATTCATTTTGTGAATACCCATTTGGACCATATCAGTGAGGAGGCCAGATACCGCGGTGCGCTGATGATTCTGGACTGGATTCGTAATCAGGGCGGGAATCTTCCGGTTGTACTGACAGGGGATTTCAATGCTTTACCGGACGAAAGATGCTACCGGGAGATTACAGCGCACCTGACCGATACCCGCAGAGCGGTTGATGCTCATTATGGCCCCTGGGGTACATTCACCGGTTTCCGCTACGATATTCCGTGGGATGAGCTTGAGGAGATCGATTATATTTTTACGGACAAGCAGGTAAAGGTACTGAAGACCCGGACGGTAACCGACAGCTTCGACCGGAAATACCCTTCGGATCATTATCCTGTTACAGCAACTCTGGAAATCTAA